The Maylandia zebra isolate NMK-2024a linkage group LG14, Mzebra_GT3a, whole genome shotgun sequence genome includes the window GTCCACAGCGCTCAGTAGTCTTTGTCTGAATATTTTTTCTCTTCACATATATTTACTTCCCCCCCCCAGTATGCCACCCCAGAGACTGTGTATGATCTGTAGTGATGAGGCATCTGGCTGCCACTATGGAGTCTTAACGTGTGggagctgtaaagtattttttaaaagagCGGTTGAAGGTGAGCAAAGAAAATCTTTAACAAATGTCAAAATaaccacagtgtgtgtgtgtgtatatgtgtgtgcgtgtgtttgtgtgtgtgtatgaatcatatatatatatatatatatatatatatatatatgtatatatatatatatatatatatatatatatatatatatatatatatatatagacagtAAGGAGTAAAGCAGtgaaaactatatatatatatatatatatatatatatatagttttcaCTGCTTTACTCCttactgtctttttctttcttttagcaACAGTATCACAGTTACTAGTGTACATCCTGTTCTTCCacttggagttttttttttctcctgttatCTTTCAATGTGAGATATATTAGAGCCACTATGTCTCACCGTGGCCATGTCACTCTGTCCTCACAGCCTTGCCTCTATCTAATTTTCTGCCAGAGTGCTGCCTCAGCGTGGAGTAGAGTATTCATGCTAATAGTCAAGAACTCTTCAACACATTCTCTTCTTATTAAAGACCTCTCCCGTTTCCTACATATTTGGAATGGAGAACTGCTAAAAATGTTTTGCATTGTCTGTACCTATTCATTCAACAGGCCATCACAGCTATCTCTGTGCTGGGCGGAATGACTGCATTGTGGACAAAATTCGGAGAAAAAATTGCCCTGCGTGTCGCCTTCGAAAGTGCTATCAAGCAGGAATGATGCTTGGAGGTatcatttggttttatttatcaTGTAGTCCCAAGAAACCATGATTAAAACCAAAGAGAATATTCTGCATGTttagattaaaaagaaaatcatgactcaaaaaaacaacaaaaaacccctcAGGATATTTTACTCTTTCAAATGTCTTATTGGCACGAATTTAGTGGTTTCCCATTAGATCAAACCAGAACTTATGTTCACGTCACAGGGAGGAAACTGAAGCGCTTTGGGGCCTTGAAAGACACAGGTTTGACCCCATCTCTGATGTTCCGGTCCCACATGACCATGCCCGGTGACAGCCAAGCCTTGACTCCCATGTCTTACATACCAGGCATTCATGAGCTACAAGTCTCCCAACAAATGCTCAACATCCTTGAAAACATCGAACCAGAGATGGTGTACTCTGGTCATGACAGCTCCCAGGCTGATGCTCCCCATCTTCTGCTCACCAGTCTCAACAGGCTGTgtgagaaacagctgatgtggaTTGTGAAGTGGTCAAAATCTCTCCCAGGTAACAGCTTTCTGCATCTCAGGGCCATCACAGTTGTTGTCATGGGGATCTAGTGGCGGGCCTTGTTGGAAGTCTAAAGTCCTAAACGCCAAGATAGAAGACTTTGTAATGCCTTGAATATTGTCACCGAGTCAAGTGTTTGACAGGAAATTTTAATATAGTTTAACATGACTGTAAACACCTACTGAGACAAAAATGTTACTGTTACTGGAAAACCATATATATACGAGAAGAAatgttatgaatgaaatgttcttctttttcttttttttaggttttcgTAATCTACACATCAATGATCAGATGACACTCATCCAGTACTCGTGGATGAACATGATGGTGTTCTCTCTTGGGTGGCGCTCCTTTCAGAATGTCACCGGTGAACATTTGTACTTTGCACCTGATCTGGTTCTTAGCCAGTAAGTAACCACAGTCATCGGCAATTGAAGATGGCTTTCGGTTGGTGATGATTCATGAACTCTTTTATCCATAAGTTAGTGATTTCAGTAGAGAAAGAGTCTACTGGTTATCCAGAGACGTAAACCATTTTGTGCTTTTGTCCATTAGGGAGCAAATGAGGAGATCTCCAATTTACGACCTCTGTCTAGCGATACAGTTTATTCCTCAGGAGTTTGCAAATCTTCAAGTTACACGCGAAGAGTTTCTTTGCATGAAAGCCATAATATTGCTCAACACAGGTAAGACTGTTAtgctagggctgttcgatataaccatATATATCGgaatgacgatataaaaacgtctatcgttgcattttacgctatcgtttgtttcgtggtgtcacaaaataaaccgtttacggcaatattttttcattattttgatggtcactgtagtggctatattaatttcttaaagttctctctttctcttatatttaatataaccacactacagacagacaagcgcttgtttttatgcgttgtcgttattTCGACCTaaaactttcacaataaagctcaagatcccgttgagacttttcaaaataaactgaatcagagattttggtcatatcgcacggCCCTATTTTACGCTGTTAAGGAGACTTACAAACTAAGCTATGATCAGTTACAGCTGCACTGCacaataaagacatttttataaaaGCAGTGTGCATCTTGACAAGATTTATGTAGCAACTGCTATCAATCCTAGTTTTACTAACGGCATTTACCTTTAAAATCATTGCTGGCTGGTACTTGCATA containing:
- the pgr gene encoding progesterone receptor isoform X2 — its product is MQASPGETQYWGQSAGVNEDPFRTSGYNVMQNQTQTLPQRNPAPFSTFPGMPPQRLCMICSDEASGCHYGVLTCGSCKVFFKRAVEGHHSYLCAGRNDCIVDKIRRKNCPACRLRKCYQAGMMLGGRKLKRFGALKDTGLTPSLMFRSHMTMPGDSQALTPMSYIPGIHELQVSQQMLNILENIEPEMVYSGHDSSQADAPHLLLTSLNRLCEKQLMWIVKWSKSLPGFRNLHINDQMTLIQYSWMNMMVFSLGWRSFQNVTGEHLYFAPDLVLSQEQMRRSPIYDLCLAIQFIPQEFANLQVTREEFLCMKAIILLNTVPLEGLKSQAAFDEMRQNYIRELTKAIQMKEKGIVASSQRFYHLTKLMDAIHDIVKKINLFCLSTFIQADAMKVEFPEMMSEVIASQLPKVLAGMVRPLLFHSK